The following coding sequences lie in one Apium graveolens cultivar Ventura chromosome 3, ASM990537v1, whole genome shotgun sequence genomic window:
- the LOC141711688 gene encoding ribosomal lysine N-methyltransferase 3 isoform X3, which translates to MLKPSSPAVMSTRQMRAFKRWMKLNGINHSDALQFVQHHQNDAVSINTLSDLHVGDLVATIPKQSCLTMKTSGARHVIEDAGLDGYLGLSVALMYEKSLGPDSPWFGYLQLLPQFEPIPLLWSFDELDALLSGTELHKIVKEDRALINEDWRECILPLFDSEAGVKLNPDDFSVEQYLMAKSLIASRSFMIDDYHGFGMVPLADLFNHKTDAEDVHFTSVASHSDSEEESKVSGDDSEASGNEFEISNNGSEKKNEYENNVDDSGSELDNSDDPAVMQMIIVKEVEAGAEVFNTYGSMGNAALLHRYGFTEPANPYDIINIDLELVLRWSSSLFSSRYSRSRVALWRKLDYSGCLAENSEYFEISSDGKPEIELLILLYVMSLSEKEYNDLSLQLSTPNTCNKLLTGTVLSRKVQIILDKVDLCSN; encoded by the exons ATGCTGAAGCCGTCTTCCCCAGCAGTCATGTCCACCAG GCAAATGAGAGCATTCAAGCGCTGGATGAAACTCAACGGCATCAACCACAGCGACGCACTCCAATTCGTCCAACACCACCAAAACGACGCCGTTTCAATCAACACATTATCCGATTTACACGTAGGTGACCTGGTGGCTACTATTCCTAAACAGAGTTGCCTCACTATGAAAACCTCAGGTGCTAGGCACGTGATCGAAGATGCTGGGCTTGACGGTTATTTGGGCCTTTCCGTGGCCTTAATGTATGAAAAAAGCTTGGGCCCTGATTCTCCCTGGTTTGGTTATCTTCAACTTTTACCACAGTTTGAGCCCATTCCATTGCTCTGGTCTTTTGATGAACTTGATGCACTCCTCTCCGGAACTGAGCTCCACAAG ATAGTTAAAGAGGACAGAGCTTTAATTAATGAGGATTGGAGAGAATGCATTTTGCCTCTGTTTGATTCGGAAGCAGGTGTTAAATTGAATCCGGATGATTTTAGTGTTGAACAGTATCTTATGGCTAAGAGTCTTATTGCTTCTCGGTCGTTTATGATTGATGACTATCATGGTTTTGGGATGGTACCGTTGGCTGACTT gTTTAATCATAAGACTGATGCTGAAGATGTGCACTTTACCTCCGTAGCATCTCATTCTGACTCTGAAGAGGAATCTAAAGTAAGCGGTGATGATTCTGAAGCAAGTGGCAATGAATTTGAAATAAGCAATAATGGTTCTGAGAAAAAGAATGAATACGAGAATAATGTCGATGACTCTGGGAGCGAATTAGATAATTCGGATGACCCTGCAGTCATGCAAATGATAATTGTAAAAGAGGTGGAAGCAGGAGCTGAG GTTTTCAATACATATGGATCCATGGGTAATGCTGCATTGCTACACCGATATGGATTTACAGAGCCTGCAAACCCATATGACATAATAAATATAGATCTAGAACTGGTTCTTCGTTGGAGTTCATCCTTGTTTTCATCTCGTTATAGCAGGAGTAGGGTTGCACTTTGGAGGAAACTTGATTACTCGGGATGTCTTGCCGAAAATTCCGAGTACTTTGAAATATCATCTGATGGGAAACCCGAAATAGAGCTACTTATCCTACTTTATGTAATGTCATTGTCTGAGAAAGAGTACAATGATTTAAGTCTTCAATTATCAACTCCAAATACCTGTAACAAGTTGTTGACAGGTACTGTTTTATCAAGGAAAGTGCAGATTATTTTGGATAAAG TGGACTTGTGCTCCAACTGA
- the LOC141711688 gene encoding ribosomal lysine N-methyltransferase 3 isoform X2 — protein sequence MLKPSSPAVMSTRQMRAFKRWMKLNGINHSDALQFVQHHQNDAVSINTLSDLHVGDLVATIPKQSCLTMKTSGARHVIEDAGLDGYLGLSVALMYEKSLGPDSPWFGYLQLLPQFEPIPLLWSFDELDALLSGTELHKIVKEDRALINEDWRECILPLFDSEAGVKLNPDDFSVEQYLMAKSLIASRSFMIDDYHGFGMVPLADLFNHKTDAEDVHFTSVASHSDSEEESKVSGDDSEASGNEFEISNNGSEKKNEYENNVDDSGSELDNSDDPAVMQMIIVKEVEAGAEVFNTYGSMGNAALLHRYGFTEPANPYDIINIDLELVLRWSSSLFSSRYSRSRVALWRKLDYSGCLAENSEYFEISSDGKPEIELLILLYVMSLSEKEYNDLSLQLSTPNTCNKLLTGTVLSRKVQIILDKAAKAPITT from the exons ATGCTGAAGCCGTCTTCCCCAGCAGTCATGTCCACCAG GCAAATGAGAGCATTCAAGCGCTGGATGAAACTCAACGGCATCAACCACAGCGACGCACTCCAATTCGTCCAACACCACCAAAACGACGCCGTTTCAATCAACACATTATCCGATTTACACGTAGGTGACCTGGTGGCTACTATTCCTAAACAGAGTTGCCTCACTATGAAAACCTCAGGTGCTAGGCACGTGATCGAAGATGCTGGGCTTGACGGTTATTTGGGCCTTTCCGTGGCCTTAATGTATGAAAAAAGCTTGGGCCCTGATTCTCCCTGGTTTGGTTATCTTCAACTTTTACCACAGTTTGAGCCCATTCCATTGCTCTGGTCTTTTGATGAACTTGATGCACTCCTCTCCGGAACTGAGCTCCACAAG ATAGTTAAAGAGGACAGAGCTTTAATTAATGAGGATTGGAGAGAATGCATTTTGCCTCTGTTTGATTCGGAAGCAGGTGTTAAATTGAATCCGGATGATTTTAGTGTTGAACAGTATCTTATGGCTAAGAGTCTTATTGCTTCTCGGTCGTTTATGATTGATGACTATCATGGTTTTGGGATGGTACCGTTGGCTGACTT gTTTAATCATAAGACTGATGCTGAAGATGTGCACTTTACCTCCGTAGCATCTCATTCTGACTCTGAAGAGGAATCTAAAGTAAGCGGTGATGATTCTGAAGCAAGTGGCAATGAATTTGAAATAAGCAATAATGGTTCTGAGAAAAAGAATGAATACGAGAATAATGTCGATGACTCTGGGAGCGAATTAGATAATTCGGATGACCCTGCAGTCATGCAAATGATAATTGTAAAAGAGGTGGAAGCAGGAGCTGAG GTTTTCAATACATATGGATCCATGGGTAATGCTGCATTGCTACACCGATATGGATTTACAGAGCCTGCAAACCCATATGACATAATAAATATAGATCTAGAACTGGTTCTTCGTTGGAGTTCATCCTTGTTTTCATCTCGTTATAGCAGGAGTAGGGTTGCACTTTGGAGGAAACTTGATTACTCGGGATGTCTTGCCGAAAATTCCGAGTACTTTGAAATATCATCTGATGGGAAACCCGAAATAGAGCTACTTATCCTACTTTATGTAATGTCATTGTCTGAGAAAGAGTACAATGATTTAAGTCTTCAATTATCAACTCCAAATACCTGTAACAAGTTGTTGACAGGTACTGTTTTATCAAGGAAAGTGCAGATTATTTTGGATAAAG CAGCAAAAGCTCCTATAACAACTTAA
- the LOC141711688 gene encoding uncharacterized protein LOC141711688 isoform X4: MKKAWALILPGLVIFNFYHSLSPFHCSGLLMNLMHSSPELSSTRQIVKEDRALINEDWRECILPLFDSEAGVKLNPDDFSVEQYLMAKSLIASRSFMIDDYHGFGMVPLADLFNHKTDAEDVHFTSVASHSDSEEESKVSGDDSEASGNEFEISNNGSEKKNEYENNVDDSGSELDNSDDPAVMQMIIVKEVEAGAEVFNTYGSMGNAALLHRYGFTEPANPYDIINIDLELVLRWSSSLFSSRYSRSRVALWRKLDYSGCLAENSEYFEISSDGKPEIELLILLYVMSLSEKEYNDLSLQLSTPNTCNKLLTGTVLSRKVQIILDKGTVIGDNVLLTNAVRSALIEVANLRDSLYGLRSLEDDIKELSRCCFVKERKLYHSLVLRVSERRILQKLRAYASNALLRKCVRATKSKKLKVI; this comes from the exons ATGAAAAAAGCTTGGGCCCTGATTCTCCCTGGTTTGGTTATCTTCAACTTTTACCACAGTTTGAGCCCATTCCATTGCTCTGGTCTTTTGATGAACTTGATGCACTCCTCTCCGGAACTGAGCTCCACAAG GCAGATAGTTAAAGAGGACAGAGCTTTAATTAATGAGGATTGGAGAGAATGCATTTTGCCTCTGTTTGATTCGGAAGCAGGTGTTAAATTGAATCCGGATGATTTTAGTGTTGAACAGTATCTTATGGCTAAGAGTCTTATTGCTTCTCGGTCGTTTATGATTGATGACTATCATGGTTTTGGGATGGTACCGTTGGCTGACTT gTTTAATCATAAGACTGATGCTGAAGATGTGCACTTTACCTCCGTAGCATCTCATTCTGACTCTGAAGAGGAATCTAAAGTAAGCGGTGATGATTCTGAAGCAAGTGGCAATGAATTTGAAATAAGCAATAATGGTTCTGAGAAAAAGAATGAATACGAGAATAATGTCGATGACTCTGGGAGCGAATTAGATAATTCGGATGACCCTGCAGTCATGCAAATGATAATTGTAAAAGAGGTGGAAGCAGGAGCTGAG GTTTTCAATACATATGGATCCATGGGTAATGCTGCATTGCTACACCGATATGGATTTACAGAGCCTGCAAACCCATATGACATAATAAATATAGATCTAGAACTGGTTCTTCGTTGGAGTTCATCCTTGTTTTCATCTCGTTATAGCAGGAGTAGGGTTGCACTTTGGAGGAAACTTGATTACTCGGGATGTCTTGCCGAAAATTCCGAGTACTTTGAAATATCATCTGATGGGAAACCCGAAATAGAGCTACTTATCCTACTTTATGTAATGTCATTGTCTGAGAAAGAGTACAATGATTTAAGTCTTCAATTATCAACTCCAAATACCTGTAACAAGTTGTTGACAGGTACTGTTTTATCAAGGAAAGTGCAGATTATTTTGGATAAAGGTACAGTAATTGGCGATAATGTTTTACTGACTAACGCTGTGAGAAGTGCTCTTATAGAGGTTGCAAATTTGCGAGATAGTTTATATGGTTTGAGATCACTAGAAGATGACATTAAAGAACTTAGTAGGTGTTGTTTTGTAAAAGAGAGGAAGTTGTACCATTCTTTAGTTCTCCGTGTAAGTGAGAGGAGAATTCTCCAGAAACTGAGAGCTTATGCTTCTAACGCTCTGTTAAGAAAATGTGTGAGAGCCACGAAGAGTAAGAAGCTAAAAGTGATATAA
- the LOC141711688 gene encoding uncharacterized protein LOC141711688 isoform X1 encodes MLKPSSPAVMSTRQMRAFKRWMKLNGINHSDALQFVQHHQNDAVSINTLSDLHVGDLVATIPKQSCLTMKTSGARHVIEDAGLDGYLGLSVALMYEKSLGPDSPWFGYLQLLPQFEPIPLLWSFDELDALLSGTELHKIVKEDRALINEDWRECILPLFDSEAGVKLNPDDFSVEQYLMAKSLIASRSFMIDDYHGFGMVPLADLFNHKTDAEDVHFTSVASHSDSEEESKVSGDDSEASGNEFEISNNGSEKKNEYENNVDDSGSELDNSDDPAVMQMIIVKEVEAGAEVFNTYGSMGNAALLHRYGFTEPANPYDIINIDLELVLRWSSSLFSSRYSRSRVALWRKLDYSGCLAENSEYFEISSDGKPEIELLILLYVMSLSEKEYNDLSLQLSTPNTCNKLLTGTVLSRKVQIILDKGTVIGDNVLLTNAVRSALIEVANLRDSLYGLRSLEDDIKELSRCCFVKERKLYHSLVLRVSERRILQKLRAYASNALLRKCVRATKSKKLKVI; translated from the exons ATGCTGAAGCCGTCTTCCCCAGCAGTCATGTCCACCAG GCAAATGAGAGCATTCAAGCGCTGGATGAAACTCAACGGCATCAACCACAGCGACGCACTCCAATTCGTCCAACACCACCAAAACGACGCCGTTTCAATCAACACATTATCCGATTTACACGTAGGTGACCTGGTGGCTACTATTCCTAAACAGAGTTGCCTCACTATGAAAACCTCAGGTGCTAGGCACGTGATCGAAGATGCTGGGCTTGACGGTTATTTGGGCCTTTCCGTGGCCTTAATGTATGAAAAAAGCTTGGGCCCTGATTCTCCCTGGTTTGGTTATCTTCAACTTTTACCACAGTTTGAGCCCATTCCATTGCTCTGGTCTTTTGATGAACTTGATGCACTCCTCTCCGGAACTGAGCTCCACAAG ATAGTTAAAGAGGACAGAGCTTTAATTAATGAGGATTGGAGAGAATGCATTTTGCCTCTGTTTGATTCGGAAGCAGGTGTTAAATTGAATCCGGATGATTTTAGTGTTGAACAGTATCTTATGGCTAAGAGTCTTATTGCTTCTCGGTCGTTTATGATTGATGACTATCATGGTTTTGGGATGGTACCGTTGGCTGACTT gTTTAATCATAAGACTGATGCTGAAGATGTGCACTTTACCTCCGTAGCATCTCATTCTGACTCTGAAGAGGAATCTAAAGTAAGCGGTGATGATTCTGAAGCAAGTGGCAATGAATTTGAAATAAGCAATAATGGTTCTGAGAAAAAGAATGAATACGAGAATAATGTCGATGACTCTGGGAGCGAATTAGATAATTCGGATGACCCTGCAGTCATGCAAATGATAATTGTAAAAGAGGTGGAAGCAGGAGCTGAG GTTTTCAATACATATGGATCCATGGGTAATGCTGCATTGCTACACCGATATGGATTTACAGAGCCTGCAAACCCATATGACATAATAAATATAGATCTAGAACTGGTTCTTCGTTGGAGTTCATCCTTGTTTTCATCTCGTTATAGCAGGAGTAGGGTTGCACTTTGGAGGAAACTTGATTACTCGGGATGTCTTGCCGAAAATTCCGAGTACTTTGAAATATCATCTGATGGGAAACCCGAAATAGAGCTACTTATCCTACTTTATGTAATGTCATTGTCTGAGAAAGAGTACAATGATTTAAGTCTTCAATTATCAACTCCAAATACCTGTAACAAGTTGTTGACAGGTACTGTTTTATCAAGGAAAGTGCAGATTATTTTGGATAAAGGTACAGTAATTGGCGATAATGTTTTACTGACTAACGCTGTGAGAAGTGCTCTTATAGAGGTTGCAAATTTGCGAGATAGTTTATATGGTTTGAGATCACTAGAAGATGACATTAAAGAACTTAGTAGGTGTTGTTTTGTAAAAGAGAGGAAGTTGTACCATTCTTTAGTTCTCCGTGTAAGTGAGAGGAGAATTCTCCAGAAACTGAGAGCTTATGCTTCTAACGCTCTGTTAAGAAAATGTGTGAGAGCCACGAAGAGTAAGAAGCTAAAAGTGATATAA
- the LOC141713883 gene encoding protein FAR1-RELATED SEQUENCE 5-like has translation MVFYYDYDNNKVIIDGVAYDGPEGEEDMTIALRRIQMALERKKKKKMKLKRRRKSRRKRKTTIRVIKAVLPTPLKFDHSRRHKIIEDKVNDPGKRKTHSDDDVGFGWKNHDVHGDSDDSNDSFNGDDDEKINDENFIGNMNDVVPCVGFEVIIRSSHKHSRNGGISSRLYICRKGGRLGPKPLEVEDRAKGKRPRDVIPRTCCRARMCVAHKVSSNKWEVTKVNLEHNHAMVTSDKVNFMQRSRNIDPFTRSLIELFNKSGIETPKVMNLLSETCGVIEKIGFSAQDVRNVIRDIRRRIFDSCDAECGLVLLRDLQKQSDGNFFYRVDVDEENRVRGLVWVDPRSLNAYKNFGDVVTFDSTYRTNRYDMLFIPITGVNHHYQNILFRFALIRDEKETTYRWVLKTWLEAVDNKPPITIITDQDIALSNAISEVMPNTNHTYCTWHISSKFPEKLSTLYTQYSEFKTDFNACIYKSLSPTEFEGRWEDLKEKYDLENHNWLNDMYAIRRQWVFAFTKQHFAAGMTTTSRSESMNSFFDEYVKASTGLKEFIENSQKALDSQYLREVQADFDTEYKERRLFSNSSMEIHASKIYTKEMFKRFQKELQKSQSFVVKSMKGCGDYLSKMYLVEKSTLPEINRRKFFLKVSIDESYSCTCKKFEHSGMICRHMIRYLNKKQKMMIPPDLVTMRWTINGNKVAGPLPCTPRMLGNVVESQTARYSGLCKAFQAMEPALRILSRNFNAVTNNTNPTPSE, from the exons ATGGTTTTCTACTATGATTATGACAATAATAAGGTAATTATCGATGGTGTGGCTTATGACGGGCCCGAAGGAGAAGAAGACATGACAATAGCTCTCCGCCGTATTCAAATGGCGCTTGAGCgcaagaaaaaaaagaaaatgaagcTAAAGCGAAGACGGAAAAGTCGAAGAAAAAGAAAGACGACGATAAGGGTGATAAAGGCGGTTCTTCCAACACCGTTAAAGTTTGATCATTCTCGTCGACATAAAAT TATTGAAGATAAAGTTAATGATCCGGGGAAGCGAAAAACACATAGTGATGATGATGTTGGTTTCGGTTGGAAGAATCACGATGTTCACGGTGATTCCGATGATAGTAATGATTCTTTTAATGGCGATGATGATGAAAAAATTAATGATGAAAATTTTATTGGAAATATGAATGATGTAGTTCCTTGTGTTG GGTTCGAGGTAATTATTCGAAGTAGTCATAAGCATTCAAGAAATGGTGGTATATCGTCACGTTTGTATATATGTCGAAAGGGTGGAAGATTGGGCCCAAAACCCTTGGAAGTTGAAGATAGGGCTAAAGGGAAACGACCTCGAGATGTTATTCCTCGAACTTGTTGTCGTGCTCGTATGTGTGTTGCTCACAAAGTAAGCTCAAACAAATGGGAAGTAACCAAGGTCAACCTAGAGCACAATCATGCTATGGTTACATCGGATAAGGTAAATTTTATGCAAAGATCACGCAACATAGATCCGTTTACCCGATCTTTGATTGAGTTATTCAACAAATCGGGTATCGAGACCCCGAAAGTGATGAATTTACTTAGTGAGACGTGTGGTGTTATTGAAAAAATTGGTTTTTCCGCTCAAGACGTACGAAATGTAATACGTGACATTCGAAGACGGATTTTTGATTCCTGTGATGCGGAGTGTGGATTGGTTTTGTTACGAGACTTGCAAAAACAAAGTGATGGCAATTTTTTCTACCGAGTGGATGTGGATGAGGAGAATCGGGTTAGGGGTTTGGTGTGGGTTGATCCTCGTTCGCTTAACGCGTACAAGAATTttggagatgtggtgactttcgACTCGACATATCGGACTAATAGGTATGACATGCTTTTTATTCCAATTACGGGAGTGAATCACCACTACCAAAATATTTTGTTTAGATTTGCACTTATAAGGGACGAGAAAGAGACTACTTATAGATGGGTTTTGAAGACTTGGTTGGAAGCGGTCGATAACAAGCCACCTATTACCATTATTACGGATCAAGACATCGCTTTAAGTAATGCCATTTCCGAGGTTATGCCTAACACCAACCATACATATTGTACGTGGCATATTAGTAGCAAGTTTCCCGAGAAACTATCTACTTTGTATACTCAATACTCGGAGTTCAAGACGGATTTTAATGCATGTATCTACAAGTCATTGTCACCAACGGAATTTGAAGGTAGGTGGGAGGACTTGAAagagaaatatgatcttgaaaatCACAATTGGCTAAATGATATGTATGCAATTAGACGGCAATGGGTTTTTGCTTTCACGAAACAACATTTTGCCGCCGGTATGACTACCACCTCAAGGAGCGAGTCTATGAATTCATTTTTTGATGAGTATGTGAAAGCGTCGACCGGGTtgaaagaattcattgagaattCACAAAAAGCTTTGGACTCACAATATTTACGGGAGGTTCAAGCCGATTTTGACACCGAGTACAAGGAAAGGAGACTATTCTCTAACTCGTCAATGGAGATACATGCCTCCAAGATATACACAAAAGAGATGTTTAAGCGATTTCAAAAAGAGCTTCAAAAAAGTCAATCTTTTGTTGTGAAAAGCATGAAAGGTTGTGGAGATTATCTTTCAAAGATGTATTTGGTAGAAAAGTCCACCTTGCCGGAGATTAATAGAAGGAAATTTTTCTTGAAGGTTTCCATCGACGAGAGTTATTCTTGTACATGTAAAAAATTTGAACATTCCGGGATGATTTGTAGACACATGATCCGTTACCTTAACAAGAAACAAAAGATGATGATACCGCCAGATCTTGTAACAATGAGGTGGACAATAAACGGAAACAAAGTTGCGGGACCTCTACCGTGTACCCCTCGGATGCTTGGTAATGTTGTAGAATCTCAAACGGCaagatatagtggattgtgtaaAGCTTTCCAAG CCATGGAACCAGCATTGAGAATCTTGAGTAGAAATTTCAATGCTGTCACTAACAACACCAATCCCACACCTTCTGAatga